Part of the Vigna radiata var. radiata cultivar VC1973A unplaced genomic scaffold, Vradiata_ver6 scaffold_43, whole genome shotgun sequence genome is shown below.
AACAATGTTCGAGCTAAAGTAAACACTATGCAGAGAGATATATGTATTTATGTAACACTATATGAGTATTTTCGCGTTTAACAGATTCAATAAGTTGAGAAAGTTGTTAtcttaattgtttcaatttataatcaatactTTGGTTGTTTAGGTGTGGAGTTTTTTCATAGGTTATGAAGATTTTACACAATCTCAAGCATATTTTCTATTCAATTATAACTCTGAGAAATAAACAAGTACCGACTGAGAATTACTTGTTTAGAATTGAATTGATTGCGATATGGATATGTTAATGTAGACGGTTATATTGAGCTTTAAGATGCATGAAATCTAAAAGAATTGGTTGTCTTTTGTGAATTGTTAAGTTAGTATTGTAATAACCTTGAAATTAAGTCTTAAGATTAGATAATGtgttataaataataagattatgttattttaatattaaaaaagctAAAGGTATGAAtagaaatttcattaaaatgtctcattacttaaaaacaaacatcattTCTCTATAGTTCATTCTTTGAATCTCTtttgtcttctttcttttgAATTCTAAGAGGAGTATCATCTTTTTGACTATCTGTTTAAATGATCACAACAATAAAGTCTTCACTTTCCGTCAAtcaattttctgaaaaaaataagtaaatttctattattttcttgaGTTGGGTTTTCATAATCTAAGAAGTAATGAAAAACAAAGCATCAATGTTTTTGCATCAATACCACAaggtatatttaaaacataactaAATGTATATGTTAGACTACATCATCCTTAGGAAGCATGTAAGCTTCCAAAGTACAtatgttttaaatgataaaatagaaaaatacgGTATAAAATTGCGCCAATCACAATCTCTATCATAATAATAGGAATACaactttgaattttatattaaacaattcaatttcttttgtgATTAAATTCAGTTCAATAACAATTTAGTTCAGTTGATCCTAACACTCCTTTAAGTAGAtagtttagatttaaatttgatgatgatattgGGTATAGTAATGGCATTAATTAGTTTGAAATTGAATAAGGAAATTATTGAGCAGCAAAGGTGAAGTTCTGGGTTGTTATTTTTGCGTAATAGTTTGGGCAAAGGAACGAAAAGTGTATGGTAAAACTTGCACATCGCAATAGCGTGGCTACTCAGTGTGGGTTATTCTTCTTCTTGTGTATTGTGTGGATGATGACACAGCTTTTATTAGCTCTCTAAATGATGTTGGGTCCATGTGCAATTTGCAAGCGACAAGGCAGGCCTACCAAGTAGATAATCGCTGGACTCGTCCCATGTGATATATACGAACACTGTCCATTGTCTTACTCTtccaaagaagaaaaacattgtCCAATGTCTTATCTGACAGTGATCTTAGTCTCACCAATGTTGCCTTTTCTCCCTCCATTCATTAATGCTTTGTATCTTCCatgattaattaatcaaatcttCTGTACACGCAATCTAACTCGAGCGCAAGAAAACACCCACAACAAACAAAACCACCATTATCTGTGACTGACTAAGCAATCAATAACTAAATCAAACTTGGCATCGCCTTCATCACCCTAGAAACTGAATGATTGACACTAGCCCCCGAATAATGCATGAACTTGAAAACTTTACTAGTTAATTAACTACTTCTACAGGGGAGAGAAActcatatttaatgtttttcttgttACTTTATCATGGGCTGGAATATTATTAGCAGGAAAATACATACCCCGGTTCCAACTATGTGTGAGTGTGATATTAATCATTTGAATGATTACTTacaattaactaattaattaactaattacaATTTCCACAAGGGCCCCTTGACGTAGAGATTGATTGACAAAGGACACGTAAATCATTCaattattaatcaataaaaGAGGGAGAAATTGTTGATTAGGAAGGCCAAAATGTTGGCAAGTGATAGCATACCTCTATTGTTTCACTAAATCTTTTCACATTGTGAATTAAGGGATTGACAAGGTGAGGTACGATGCCTCAGATTGGCAGGGTAAACAGGTTGCAGGCCTGACATATGGCCCCGCATCAATGTTGCAGGCTTGAAGGTGTTATCTTGTCTGCACATTCTGCCACACACAGCCAATGGCCCAACTCCaaatttttcacatatttttctCCTAAACTGTAGCAAGCCATCTCCATGAATCATGAATGTCATTTTCTTCTGGTCTTGATGTCTGTCATATTTTCAACTTGTTATCAGTTCTTCAACGTAACTTCAAATTTCCATCAACTATTTCACATGTAAATTTCAGAAACCAAAAAGGAGTCTTCATCATCTATCATTTCTCTGTAGTAATACCATTACACTAGAACATCAGCATATAGCTACTACTAAACTCTGCATGCATATTATGTGAAAAGAATCTTTAATTAGTTTCCTTATACTTAATTGAATCCGTAGACAGAGACAAGAGTCTTATATGGGAGTTTCTCGCATGTGACACAACACCGGTTGAAAAGataaaaccccaaacttttgtTCCAGATTTAGGGACAAAAGCTATCACTAACCAATATGCATGGAACAGTTGGGGAACAGTATTAATATATAGATGTATAGGAATCAGAAGAAGGGCATGAAATACACGTATGCAGTATACAGTTTGAGCTTCACATGTAGATGGTTGATTTCTGTTTTTCTCGTTTAAATCTTTTCCCCAACAAAGCACATATAGCCATCTATTTCAAGCCAGACAGTGCTGATGTGACACCCTCGTAGACCATTAGCCTCATGTACAAATTACCATTGTTGTCTATGGATACGTACCTAATCATCTCAGTGGCATGAGTCAATCTTTCGTCTATAAATAAGAGTGGAACAAGCATAGGTAGACCACATTCAGATAAAGAGTCAATTAAGAAATAATAGAGCAAACAACAACTCTAATAGTTTTCCTTAAGATGGCTGTTTCACACAACAAGCGCATTCTATTAGTGGCTTTCGTCATCCTCTGCCTCTTCTCCAACCAAACAATAGGTACTTCTTTCGTCACAAACTGTCCGAACATTGGATTCGAAATTAAATATTCCCATGTTTCAGTATATATCCTGTTAATTTCTTTCAAGATTtctgttaaatatttttttttttgtgtatgcAGCACGAACgttgaaagaaaaaaccaaTACAGCTAGAGGGGATGCAAGCACAGTTCAACATAGTAAGGAATCGCATGCTGAGGTATTTAAGCCAAAAGATGAGGATGTTAACGTTGGTGGTGATGTGTTCTCAGTGGATTACACTCCAGCATCCAGAAAACCACCGATTCACAATTAAATACTTGGCAATTTTGGTAAAGAAAGTAGATAGTGAAGAAAATTTGTACTAATATTCAAGAATAAGCtgtgctttttttctttttttgtaaaaatgttacTATAGCTAGAAGATAAGGTAATTAATATAAGTATTATCATTTTTTGGCAACAGTGAAACTTTCGGTGTCAACTACGTGATTGAAATTATCTTCACTTTGTTCGATTTCTTCTGATGTTAAAGATCcttaaaaagttaaaactacAAAAAGGAAAGGTGATGTTTATGAAGAATTAAACTACACAGAATTATTTATTGCTAGACACATATGCATGTGTACAGTGTACTACACAAGGTAGCTATTTCAGCCtatcttatatttattgttCATAGGTCAATGGAAACAAATTATTACATGTAATTTACGAAAAACATTATCTGGCAGTAATAGCCTGAG
Proteins encoded:
- the LOC106752742 gene encoding uncharacterized protein LOC106752742, yielding MAVSHNKRILLVAFVILCLFSNQTIARTLKEKTNTARGDASTVQHSKESHAEVFKPKDEDVNVGGDVFSVDYTPASRKPPIHN